One genomic window of Marinobacter arenosus includes the following:
- the lgt gene encoding prolipoprotein diacylglyceryl transferase, with amino-acid sequence MLQHPQIDPVAIAIGPLKIHWYGLTYLVGFIAGWWLGRLRTRKPWSPINEEQMGDLLFYLALGVILGGRFGYVVLYNFDAFLADPLWLLRVWEGGMSFHGGLLGVMLAMWWYGRKVGAGFWKIADFVAPLVPVGLGAGRIGNFINGELWGKPTDVAWGMVFRTAPDSLARHPSQLYQFALEGIALFVILWWFSAKPRPRMAVSGMFLIFYGVFRFMVEFVREPDPQLGYLAFDWLTMGQVLSTPMIVAGAVLMFIAYRRNAE; translated from the coding sequence ATGCTGCAGCATCCCCAGATTGATCCGGTGGCCATCGCCATCGGTCCCCTCAAGATTCACTGGTACGGCCTGACGTATCTCGTTGGTTTCATTGCCGGTTGGTGGCTCGGGCGTTTGCGTACCCGCAAGCCCTGGTCGCCGATCAATGAAGAGCAAATGGGTGACCTGCTGTTCTACCTGGCCCTGGGGGTCATTCTGGGTGGCCGTTTTGGCTATGTCGTCTTATACAACTTCGACGCCTTCCTGGCGGACCCGCTCTGGTTACTGCGGGTCTGGGAGGGGGGCATGTCTTTCCACGGCGGCCTGCTGGGCGTCATGTTGGCGATGTGGTGGTACGGTCGAAAGGTTGGGGCCGGTTTCTGGAAGATCGCTGATTTCGTGGCACCGCTGGTTCCGGTGGGGCTTGGCGCCGGCCGTATCGGCAACTTCATCAATGGTGAACTCTGGGGCAAGCCGACCGATGTGGCCTGGGGCATGGTGTTTCGAACGGCGCCGGATTCCCTGGCCCGCCACCCCTCCCAGCTCTACCAGTTTGCGCTTGAGGGCATTGCGCTGTTCGTTATCCTGTGGTGGTTTTCGGCGAAACCCAGACCGCGGATGGCGGTGTCCGGAATGTTCCTGATCTTTTATGGCGTGTTCCGGTTTATGGTGGAGTTTGTGCGGGAGCCGGATCCGCAACTCGGATACCTGGCATTTGACTGGCTGACCATGGGTCAGGTGCTGTCGACGCCGATGATTGTCGCGGGGGCCGTCCTGATGTTCATTGCTTACCGGAGAAACGCGGAATGA
- a CDS encoding thymidylate synthase, with product MKAYLDLMQDVVDNGFEKGDRTGVGTRSVFGRQVRFNLQDGFPLVTTKKVHLRSIIYELLWFLNGSTDNTWLKERKVSIWNEWALDDGDLGPIYGKQWRSWHCPDGRVVDQISEVIEQIRTKPNSRRLIVSAWNPAELPDESISPQDNVREGRMALAPCHCLFQFYVADGKLSCQLYQRSADLFLGVPFNIASYALLTHMIAQQCDLGVGEFVHTFGDCHLYQNHLTDDIVFEQLKREPRALPKLVIKRKPASIFDYELDDFEFEGYDPYPGIKAPIAI from the coding sequence ATGAAAGCCTATCTCGACCTGATGCAGGATGTTGTGGATAACGGATTCGAAAAAGGTGACCGGACCGGCGTCGGCACGCGATCCGTGTTCGGACGCCAGGTCCGCTTTAATCTGCAGGATGGCTTCCCGTTGGTGACCACCAAGAAAGTCCACCTGCGCAGCATCATTTACGAGCTGCTCTGGTTCCTGAACGGTTCCACCGATAACACCTGGCTGAAAGAGCGCAAGGTGTCGATCTGGAACGAGTGGGCCCTGGACGATGGGGACCTGGGCCCGATCTATGGCAAGCAGTGGCGCAGCTGGCACTGTCCGGACGGTCGCGTGGTTGACCAGATCAGCGAGGTGATCGAGCAGATCCGCACCAAGCCCAATTCCCGACGGTTGATCGTATCCGCCTGGAACCCGGCCGAGCTGCCAGACGAATCCATCAGCCCTCAGGACAACGTTCGCGAAGGTCGCATGGCATTGGCACCCTGCCACTGCCTGTTCCAGTTCTACGTGGCCGACGGCAAGCTCTCCTGCCAGCTCTATCAACGCAGTGCTGACCTGTTTCTCGGTGTGCCGTTCAACATTGCCTCCTACGCCCTGTTGACGCACATGATCGCCCAGCAATGCGACCTGGGTGTCGGCGAGTTCGTCCACACCTTTGGTGATTGCCACCTGTACCAGAACCACCTGACGGACGACATTGTCTTCGAGCAGCTCAAGCGCGAGCCGCGAGCCCTGCCGAAGCTGGTGATCAAGCGCAAGCCGGCCTCGATCTTTGACTATGAGCTGGACGATTTTGAGTTCGAAGGTTACGACCCTTATCCGGGGATCAAGGCGCCGATCGCGATTTAA
- a CDS encoding dihydrofolate reductase, with translation MRKALIVAMSRNRVIGRNNNLPWYLPGDLRYFKQATMGKPIIMGRKTWDSIGRPLPGRMNVVISRNPDWQAPAGTVAATSLQDALVKAEAQAELEGGDEVMIIGGGQIYTEALPMVDRMYVTQVHAEVDGDAFFPEVNWDQWEEIGREDFSASDNNPYDYSFVVYQRQA, from the coding sequence ATGAGGAAAGCCCTCATCGTCGCCATGTCCCGTAACCGGGTCATCGGTCGCAACAACAATCTTCCTTGGTACCTTCCGGGCGACCTGCGCTACTTCAAGCAGGCCACCATGGGCAAGCCCATCATCATGGGGCGCAAGACCTGGGATTCCATTGGCCGGCCACTGCCGGGCCGCATGAATGTCGTCATTTCCCGAAATCCGGACTGGCAGGCACCCGCCGGCACGGTGGCGGCAACGTCGCTGCAGGATGCGTTGGTCAAAGCCGAGGCTCAGGCCGAGCTGGAAGGGGGAGACGAGGTGATGATCATCGGGGGCGGCCAGATCTATACCGAGGCGCTACCGATGGTGGATCGAATGTACGTCACCCAGGTGCACGCAGAAGTGGACGGGGACGCGTTTTTTCCGGAAGTGAACTGGGACCAGTGGGAAGAGATCGGACGGGAGGATTTCTCCGCGTCCGACAACAATCCGTACGACTACAGTTTCGTCGTCTATCAGCGCCAGGCTTAA